The proteins below are encoded in one region of Juglans microcarpa x Juglans regia isolate MS1-56 chromosome 4D, Jm3101_v1.0, whole genome shotgun sequence:
- the LOC121260322 gene encoding uncharacterized protein LOC121260322, which translates to MATQIHGHSAASISENLELEENDIVEDYDEEMGTSSSCGCFRGLCFGWCPDNNVTRRHLLLQQHGEREENWVANKLRQVKQFSEVLGGPKWKDFIRFFSLRAGINKKRRNQYRYDLQSYALNFDDGINREEDCA; encoded by the coding sequence ATGGCTACCCAAATACATGGACATTCGGCGGCCTCCATTAGCGAAAACCTGGAATTAGAAGAGAATGATATCGTTGAAGATTATGATGAAGAGATGGGTACGTCTTCTTCTTGTGGCTGTTTCCGGGGACTTTGCTTTGGATGGTGCCCGGATAACAATGTCACCCGTAGACATCTACTTCTGCAACAacacggagagagagaggaaaactGGGTGGCGAATAAGCTGAGGCAGGTCAAGCAGTTTTCGGAGGTGTTGGGTGGGCCGAAGTGGAAGGATTTTATTCGATTTTTCAGTCTGCGTGCAGGAATTAACAAGAAAAGGAGGAATCAATATCGCTACGATCTGCAGAGTTACGCGCTTAATTTTGATGATGGAATAAATAGAGAAGAAGATTGTGCATAA